One window of the Vicinamibacterales bacterium genome contains the following:
- a CDS encoding NAD(P)-dependent oxidoreductase has protein sequence MKVLIADPFEKSGLEGLQTAGCEIVYEPDLKDESLTRAIGAHGAEVLVVRGTKVTAPMLDAGRLSLIVRAGAGYNTIDVAEASRRGIYVSNCPGKNAIAVAELAFGLMLALDRRIPDNVAELRAGSWNKKEYSRAQGLYGRTLALIGVGSIGREMIRRAAGFGMPVVVWSRRFDGERRPMTDLEARELGVEPALRAIPIDLVPTPADAAACGDVVSLHVALAPETKHLVDAGLLARMKPRAMLINTARGEVIDYAALASAVRERGLRVGLDVYASEPAAAAAPFADPLVSLPGVYGTHHIGASTEQAQEAIAGETVRIVRSYKETGRVPNVVNLARRTPATHMLVVRHRDRPGVLAHVFTHLRQADLNVQETENIVFEGAEAAVARINLDGAPSDDLCRTIKSANADVLDLQLVRL, from the coding sequence ATGAAGGTGCTCATCGCCGACCCGTTCGAGAAGAGCGGTCTGGAGGGGCTGCAGACGGCAGGCTGCGAGATCGTCTACGAGCCGGACCTGAAGGACGAGTCGCTGACGCGGGCGATCGGCGCGCACGGCGCCGAGGTCCTGGTCGTGCGCGGCACGAAAGTGACGGCGCCGATGCTCGACGCCGGACGGCTGTCGCTCATCGTGCGGGCCGGCGCCGGCTACAACACGATCGACGTGGCCGAAGCTTCCCGCCGCGGCATCTACGTCTCGAACTGCCCGGGCAAGAACGCGATTGCGGTGGCGGAGCTGGCGTTCGGCTTGATGCTCGCGCTCGATCGCCGCATTCCCGACAACGTGGCGGAGCTGCGCGCGGGCTCCTGGAACAAGAAGGAATACTCCCGAGCGCAGGGCCTCTACGGGAGAACGCTTGCCCTGATCGGCGTCGGCAGCATCGGCCGGGAGATGATCCGCCGCGCCGCCGGCTTCGGGATGCCGGTGGTGGTCTGGAGCCGCCGCTTCGACGGCGAGCGGCGGCCGATGACTGACCTCGAAGCGCGCGAGCTCGGCGTCGAGCCCGCGCTGCGGGCGATCCCGATCGACCTCGTCCCGACGCCCGCCGACGCCGCCGCGTGCGGCGACGTCGTCAGCCTGCACGTCGCGCTCGCTCCCGAGACGAAGCACCTCGTCGATGCCGGCCTGCTGGCGCGGATGAAGCCGCGCGCGATGCTGATCAACACGGCGCGCGGCGAGGTGATCGACTACGCGGCGCTCGCCAGCGCCGTCCGGGAGCGCGGTCTGAGAGTGGGCCTCGACGTCTACGCCAGCGAGCCGGCGGCGGCGGCCGCGCCATTCGCCGACCCGCTCGTGTCGCTGCCCGGCGTCTACGGCACGCATCACATCGGCGCCTCGACCGAGCAGGCGCAGGAGGCGATCGCCGGCGAGACCGTGCGGATCGTCAGAAGCTACAAGGAAACGGGACGGGTGCCCAACGTGGTCAACCTGGCGAGGCGCACGCCGGCCACCCACATGCTCGTCGTCCGCCATCGCGACCGCCCCGGCGTGCTGGCGCACGTCTTCACCCACCTGCGCCAGGCCGACTTGAACGTGCAGGAAACCGAGAACATCGTCTTCGAAGGCGCCGAGGCGGCGGTGGCGCGGATCAATCTCGACGGGGCACCGTCGGACGATCTGTGCCGGACGATCAAGTCCGCCAATGCGGACGTGCTGGATTTGCAACTAGTGAGGCTGTGA
- a CDS encoding DUF1015 family protein, producing MSLLRPFRAVRPVRERAAAVSSVPYDVVSTDEARRLVEGNPLSFLHVTRSEIDLPGGTDPYTAQVYARAQANFAALRRDAPLVEEDAPSIYLYRLRMGGHEQTGVAACFSLDEYDQDLIKKHERTRRDKEDDRTRHIVELRAQTGVVFLTYKASDELDHLCRLVTADEPIYDFRADDGIHHTIWRVPARETKAIVDAFAAIPALYIADGHHRAASAARARAELTARGEAGEANAFIAVAFPDNQMQILPYNRIVKDLAGQTPAQFLAALRERVPVQPGVATPAGKGQASMYLDGAWYGLDLSALQPADGSRAAALDVALLQQHVLEPLLKTGDIRTDKRIDFVGGARGTAALEAAVEDGRAAVAFSMHPVTIADLMSISDEGGIMPPKSTWFEPKLRDGLLIHTL from the coding sequence ATGTCTCTGCTCCGCCCATTCCGAGCCGTCCGTCCGGTACGGGAGCGCGCGGCCGCGGTGTCCTCCGTTCCCTATGACGTCGTCAGCACCGACGAGGCGCGGCGGCTCGTCGAAGGCAATCCGCTCAGCTTCCTTCACGTCACCCGTTCGGAGATCGATCTGCCCGGCGGCACCGATCCGTACACCGCGCAGGTGTACGCGCGGGCGCAGGCGAACTTCGCGGCGCTCCGCCGCGATGCGCCGCTCGTCGAAGAGGACGCGCCGTCGATCTATTTGTACCGACTCCGCATGGGCGGCCACGAGCAGACGGGCGTCGCGGCGTGCTTCTCGCTCGACGAGTACGACCAGGATCTGATCAAGAAGCACGAGCGGACGCGGCGGGACAAGGAAGACGATCGCACCCGGCACATCGTCGAGCTGCGGGCGCAGACGGGCGTGGTCTTCCTCACCTACAAGGCGAGCGACGAGCTCGATCATCTGTGCCGCCTGGTGACCGCCGACGAGCCGATCTACGACTTCCGCGCCGACGACGGAATCCACCACACGATCTGGAGGGTGCCGGCGCGGGAGACCAAGGCGATCGTGGACGCTTTTGCGGCGATTCCGGCGTTGTACATTGCCGATGGCCACCATCGGGCGGCGAGCGCCGCGCGGGCGCGGGCCGAGCTCACGGCGCGCGGGGAGGCGGGCGAGGCGAACGCGTTCATCGCGGTGGCCTTTCCGGACAACCAGATGCAGATTCTTCCCTACAACCGCATCGTCAAGGACCTTGCCGGCCAGACGCCGGCGCAGTTCCTCGCGGCGCTCCGCGAGCGGGTGCCGGTGCAGCCGGGCGTGGCGACTCCGGCGGGGAAGGGACAGGCGTCGATGTACCTCGACGGCGCGTGGTACGGGCTCGATTTGTCGGCGCTCCAGCCGGCCGACGGCTCGCGTGCCGCTGCGCTCGACGTGGCGCTGCTGCAGCAGCACGTGCTCGAGCCGCTGCTGAAGACTGGCGACATCCGCACCGACAAGCGGATCGACTTCGTCGGCGGGGCGCGCGGCACCGCCGCGCTCGAAGCCGCGGTCGAGGACGGACGCGCCGCCGTCGCCTTCTCGATGCATCCGGTGACCATCGCCGACCTGATGTCGATCTCCGACGAGGGGGGCATCATGCCGCCGAAGTCGACCTGGTTCGAGCCGAAGCTCCGCGACGGGCTGCTGATCCACACGCTATGA
- a CDS encoding M23 family metallopeptidase → MISLRQLLCAAAGVAGMMCVACAAAVPADAPPRLARADVRLAAETETIEALVPRNATLDSLLRAQHIQQSLVVGVVGAARTVFDPRQIRSGRPYRLVRSLDGLLSEFVYEIDADRFLRVAAPDREHPDALDAKVLPFDKQIDVALVDARIEKGAPSLIAAIERAGENIQLALGLADVFSGQVDFNTELQPGDRFRVLVEKSTRDGQFSSYGAIVGASLVVDGHTVQGFRWVDPATGKAGYYDEHGRSLQRFFLKSPLKFEPRITSRFSQHRLHPIDNVVKPHLGVDFAAPAGSSVVAVAAGTVVSASFSGGSGNMVHLKHAGGFETFYLHLSSFGPGVRAGTHVAQGQIVGRVGMTGSATGPHLDYRLKREGVFVNPVSFHARQAPGEPISAALLPVFATARDASLSRLNPTLLAAAGPSPKPDAIH, encoded by the coding sequence TTGATCAGTCTGAGGCAGTTGCTGTGCGCCGCCGCCGGCGTGGCCGGAATGATGTGTGTGGCCTGCGCCGCCGCCGTTCCAGCCGACGCTCCACCCAGGCTCGCGCGCGCCGACGTGCGGCTGGCCGCCGAAACGGAGACGATCGAGGCGCTCGTGCCGCGCAACGCCACGCTCGACAGCCTGCTGCGCGCGCAGCATATCCAGCAGTCGCTCGTCGTGGGCGTCGTCGGCGCCGCGCGTACCGTTTTCGATCCGCGACAGATCCGATCGGGGCGTCCGTACCGGCTCGTCCGCTCGCTCGACGGCCTGCTCAGTGAGTTCGTCTATGAGATCGACGCGGATCGGTTTCTCCGCGTCGCGGCGCCGGATCGCGAGCATCCCGATGCGCTCGACGCGAAGGTGCTGCCGTTCGACAAACAGATCGACGTCGCCCTCGTCGACGCTCGAATCGAGAAGGGGGCGCCCTCGCTGATCGCCGCCATCGAACGAGCCGGCGAGAACATCCAGCTCGCGCTGGGGCTGGCCGACGTGTTCAGCGGGCAGGTCGACTTCAACACCGAGCTGCAGCCGGGCGATCGCTTCCGGGTGCTAGTCGAGAAGAGCACCCGGGACGGCCAGTTCTCGAGCTACGGCGCCATCGTCGGCGCATCGCTGGTGGTCGACGGGCATACCGTGCAGGGCTTCCGCTGGGTCGATCCGGCTACCGGGAAGGCGGGCTATTACGACGAGCACGGGCGCTCGCTGCAGCGTTTTTTCCTCAAGTCGCCGCTGAAATTCGAGCCGCGAATCACCTCGCGTTTCAGCCAGCATCGGTTGCATCCGATCGACAACGTCGTCAAGCCGCACCTCGGCGTCGATTTCGCGGCCCCGGCCGGGTCGTCGGTGGTGGCCGTGGCGGCCGGGACCGTCGTGTCGGCGAGCTTCAGCGGCGGCAGCGGCAACATGGTGCATCTGAAGCACGCCGGCGGCTTCGAGACCTTCTATCTGCACCTCTCGTCGTTCGGACCCGGCGTTCGCGCGGGCACGCACGTGGCGCAGGGGCAGATCGTCGGCCGCGTCGGCATGACCGGATCGGCGACCGGCCCGCATCTCGACTACCGTTTGAAGCGCGAGGGGGTGTTCGTCAACCCCGTGTCGTTCCACGCGCGGCAGGCGCCGGGCGAGCCGATTTCGGCCGCGTTGCTGCCGGTGTTCGCCACCGCCCGCGATGCGTCGCTGTCCCGCTTGAATCCGACGCTGCTCGCCGCCGCCGGGCCTTCGCCTAAGCCTGACGCCATCCACTGA
- a CDS encoding energy transducer TonB — translation MHSPSRLILPFLLAAAMTRVAFGQVPSRDGIGAARDLYASARYDEALAVLNDLRPTEAPGSGVDLKSVEQYRSLCLLALGRGNEAEAAIGAVVTADPAYLPGDAEASPRVRTAFSDVRKKLLPDIAAKRYGDAKATFDRKDYLRAAAQFQQVIALLDDPDMGGRLADLRTLAAGFLDLATAAATPPEPPKPPAPVAAPTAPAPVVPTPDPNRIYTAADADVVAPVIVTQDMPRLLPIMKQQARSRGVVEVVIDEQGRVAAIAVRESIQPMYDAQLLAKGRDWHYQPATINGKPVKYRKLIQLNIAGQL, via the coding sequence ATGCACTCACCTTCACGCCTGATTCTGCCGTTCCTGCTGGCTGCCGCGATGACCCGTGTCGCGTTCGGCCAGGTGCCGTCGCGCGATGGCATCGGCGCCGCGCGCGATCTCTACGCGTCGGCGCGCTACGACGAAGCGCTCGCCGTGCTGAACGACCTGCGTCCCACCGAAGCGCCCGGATCGGGGGTCGATCTGAAGTCGGTCGAGCAGTATCGGTCGCTCTGCCTGCTCGCGCTCGGCCGCGGCAACGAGGCGGAAGCCGCGATCGGCGCGGTGGTCACCGCCGATCCCGCCTACCTGCCGGGCGACGCCGAGGCGTCGCCGCGGGTGCGCACCGCGTTCTCGGACGTTCGCAAGAAGCTGCTGCCCGACATCGCGGCCAAGCGCTACGGCGATGCGAAGGCCACCTTCGATCGCAAGGACTACCTGCGCGCCGCCGCGCAGTTCCAGCAGGTGATTGCGCTGCTCGACGATCCGGACATGGGCGGCCGGCTCGCCGACCTGCGGACGCTGGCGGCCGGTTTCCTCGATCTCGCGACCGCCGCGGCGACGCCGCCCGAGCCGCCGAAGCCGCCGGCCCCGGTCGCGGCTCCGACGGCGCCCGCGCCAGTCGTTCCGACGCCGGATCCGAATCGCATCTACACCGCGGCCGACGCCGACGTCGTGGCGCCGGTGATCGTGACACAGGACATGCCGCGACTCCTGCCGATCATGAAGCAGCAGGCGCGCTCGCGCGGCGTCGTCGAAGTGGTCATCGACGAGCAGGGGCGCGTCGCGGCGATTGCGGTGCGTGAGTCGATCCAGCCGATGTACGACGCGCAGCTGCTCGCCAAGGGGCGCGACTGGCACTATCAGCCGGCGACGATCAACGGCAAGCCGGTGAAGTACCGGAAGCTGATCCAGCTGAACATCGCCGGTCAGCTGTAG
- a CDS encoding PEGA domain-containing protein translates to MAIAPATAERPEAPLFADGLGERVVAIDAPTGDLLQILRVRPQLLAVPSFEFALRERAARLANFRHAYYARVRRIDRHPGGLAIVSDHVEGVRLSEMLRVAHARGLTLELNAALCLLRQLVPSLALLHENARDVAHAIVGPERLIVTPRARLVVVEHVLGSAVEQLQFSRERLWQELRVAVPASAGPTRFDHRADVTAIGLTALALVLGRPLTDDEYPHRATALLGDARARGADGESQPLPDSLHTWIARALQLDGRQGFTSATDAQIALEDALAEDTGFIAAPVALETFLSRYISAILEPSTPVAQAPKPAAAPVAPVEPVPAPRPLANANVAPIVVAAPLPQVIVAPPAVAPAAIAPPVAMPRAAASSAAAPIASATIVPVAPVAPVTIAPPVAPPPPVAAAPAPASDVELYTPAPVAPSVALPSSPAPSPAVPPRDITDLLRDLDLPGAPASAQATERQTESSTPVRRGGGSGNWRWIAAAALGLVVLVGGGIAATRVYRKPAAPLLGTLSVQTNPAGVPVFIDGVAHGSTPARISLSSGSHILELRGHGVPRVIPVTITSGAEASQYLELTEAPSTGSLLVQSDPAGARVTIDGTDHGPAPVSVTDLAPGEHELLLQAEGATPVRQKVTIQAGVTASILAPVATASAGPVSGWITVKAPVTIELREGGRLVGTSDADKIMMAAGRHDVELANQTLGYHSTRTIQVPPGKVTAIAVDLPQGTINVNASPWAEVFIDGRRVGETPIGNLSLPIGPHEVLFRHPQLGEKRQAVSVTLNAPARLVVDMK, encoded by the coding sequence ATGGCTATCGCACCCGCCACCGCCGAACGTCCGGAAGCGCCCTTGTTCGCCGACGGTCTCGGCGAGCGTGTTGTCGCCATCGACGCCCCCACGGGCGACCTGCTGCAGATTCTGCGCGTCCGTCCGCAGCTGCTGGCGGTCCCCTCGTTCGAGTTCGCGTTGCGCGAGCGCGCGGCGCGGCTGGCCAACTTCCGCCACGCCTACTACGCGCGTGTCCGCCGCATCGATCGTCATCCGGGCGGCCTGGCGATCGTGTCGGACCACGTCGAAGGCGTGCGACTCTCGGAGATGTTGCGGGTCGCGCACGCACGCGGACTGACCCTCGAGCTCAACGCCGCGCTGTGCCTGCTGCGCCAGCTCGTGCCGTCGCTGGCGCTCCTGCACGAGAACGCCCGCGACGTGGCGCACGCGATCGTCGGGCCCGAGCGCCTGATCGTCACCCCGCGCGCGCGGCTCGTGGTCGTCGAGCACGTGCTCGGATCGGCAGTCGAGCAGCTGCAGTTCAGCCGGGAGCGCCTCTGGCAGGAGCTGCGCGTCGCCGTGCCGGCCTCGGCCGGCCCGACCCGCTTCGATCATCGCGCCGACGTCACCGCGATCGGCCTGACGGCGCTCGCGCTCGTGCTCGGACGTCCGCTGACCGACGACGAATATCCGCATCGTGCGACGGCGCTGCTCGGCGACGCGCGGGCCCGTGGCGCCGACGGCGAGTCGCAGCCGCTGCCCGACTCCCTCCACACGTGGATCGCCCGCGCGCTGCAGCTCGATGGCCGCCAGGGCTTCACCTCCGCGACCGACGCGCAGATCGCGCTCGAGGACGCGCTTGCCGAGGACACGGGATTCATCGCGGCGCCGGTGGCGCTCGAGACGTTCCTGTCGCGCTACATCTCCGCGATCCTGGAGCCGTCGACGCCAGTCGCGCAGGCGCCGAAGCCGGCCGCCGCGCCGGTCGCGCCGGTCGAACCCGTGCCCGCGCCGAGGCCGCTCGCCAACGCCAATGTCGCGCCCATCGTGGTCGCGGCGCCGCTGCCGCAGGTCATTGTTGCGCCTCCGGCGGTTGCGCCTGCGGCGATTGCGCCTCCCGTGGCTATGCCTCGGGCCGCCGCGTCTTCGGCTGCCGCGCCGATCGCCTCTGCGACGATCGTACCCGTGGCGCCGGTCGCACCCGTCACGATCGCGCCTCCGGTTGCGCCGCCGCCGCCCGTCGCTGCGGCGCCGGCACCCGCGTCGGACGTCGAGCTCTACACGCCCGCGCCGGTCGCACCTTCAGTCGCGCTGCCATCATCGCCGGCGCCGTCGCCCGCGGTGCCGCCGCGCGACATCACCGATCTGCTCCGGGACCTCGACCTGCCGGGCGCCCCCGCCTCCGCGCAGGCGACGGAGCGCCAGACGGAGTCATCCACGCCGGTGCGTCGGGGCGGCGGCTCCGGAAACTGGCGCTGGATCGCCGCGGCTGCGCTCGGGCTCGTCGTGCTCGTCGGGGGCGGCATTGCCGCCACGCGCGTCTACCGGAAACCGGCCGCGCCGTTGCTCGGCACGCTCTCGGTGCAGACCAATCCTGCCGGTGTGCCCGTCTTCATCGACGGAGTGGCCCACGGCAGCACGCCGGCGCGAATCTCGCTCAGTTCCGGCTCGCACATTCTCGAACTGCGCGGCCACGGCGTGCCGCGCGTCATCCCGGTCACCATCACGAGCGGCGCGGAAGCATCGCAGTATCTGGAGCTGACCGAAGCTCCTTCGACCGGCAGCCTGCTCGTGCAGTCAGATCCGGCGGGCGCTCGTGTGACGATCGACGGCACCGACCACGGCCCCGCCCCGGTCAGCGTCACCGATCTCGCGCCGGGCGAGCACGAACTCCTGCTGCAGGCCGAGGGCGCGACGCCGGTGCGCCAGAAGGTGACCATCCAGGCAGGCGTCACCGCGTCGATTCTCGCGCCGGTCGCCACCGCGTCGGCGGGTCCGGTGTCGGGCTGGATCACCGTGAAGGCGCCGGTCACGATCGAGCTGCGTGAAGGCGGCCGCCTTGTCGGCACCTCCGACGCCGACAAGATCATGATGGCGGCCGGCCGCCACGACGTCGAACTGGCCAACCAGACGCTGGGCTACCACTCGACCCGCACCATTCAGGTGCCGCCCGGCAAAGTGACCGCGATCGCCGTCGATCTGCCGCAGGGGACGATCAACGTCAACGCCTCGCCGTGGGCGGAAGTGTTCATCGACGGCCGCCGCGTCGGCGAGACGCCGATCGGCAACCTGTCGCTGCCGATCGGTCCGCACGAGGTGCTGTTCCGTCATCCTCAGCTCGGGGAAAAACGCCAGGCCGTGTCGGTCACGCTGAATGCGCCGGCGCGGTTAGTCGTTGACATGAAATAG
- a CDS encoding discoidin domain-containing protein, whose amino-acid sequence MAPLAPLAPSAAAPRAAAALAAAYLLLAAAWSWPLPLHLASRFPSDPGDPLLNTFILWWNAHTVPLSRAMWNAPFYWPMPDALALTEHEAGIGVLGSPIQWLGGSPLLAYNLLLIASVWWSGLAVHALVQRLTGRRDAAWCAGLIWLFAPYRASQLSHLQVLVTWWMPVALLALHAYRADGRRRWLVVFAVAWLLQSLSNGYYLFFFAVLVALWIAVFTCRAGEWRRAAAVTGAWVVSSLPLLPVLSEYYRVQQRLNLSRTRTEMEMFGSTWASFTHASPLVRFWPVHAARTQEDFLFPGLAGLLAVLAALIFRRRRVLSRTFLFYAGSALLFAWLSAGPSPTQWSSGSLWHAYDWIAWLPGFSALRVPARFFMLATLCLSIAAGLAVAALTDDRRRSLGIASLVCALAVVDGWILPMPLGVPPPPFGTPLAAGAHVLELPADDDLVNIAAMYRVTSHHLPVVNGYAGYVPPQMSVIQWALIRRDPSILTELRRGHPLYVAVVANHAAAPQWVSFMDAQSESRLIGINSVGRLYLLPAAPFAPQVTPGPALRGIEGIERDGWLTFDLGAPRRMRAVEIRTRGHYTLLHATVEVQISEDGRSWTTAAAEPAAGATLAGALRDPLGVPVRVLLPDVSARFVRVNAPMFGTAAVTIFGA is encoded by the coding sequence TTGGCCCCTTTAGCCCCTTTAGCACCTTCGGCGGCGGCACCGCGGGCGGCTGCGGCACTGGCCGCCGCCTACCTCCTTCTCGCCGCCGCCTGGTCGTGGCCGCTGCCGCTCCACCTTGCGAGCCGTTTCCCCTCCGACCCCGGTGATCCGCTTCTCAACACGTTCATCCTCTGGTGGAACGCGCACACGGTGCCGTTGTCGCGCGCCATGTGGAACGCGCCTTTCTACTGGCCGATGCCCGATGCGCTGGCGCTCACCGAACACGAGGCCGGCATCGGCGTCCTCGGGTCGCCGATCCAGTGGCTCGGCGGATCACCGCTCCTCGCCTACAACCTGCTGCTGATCGCCTCGGTCTGGTGGTCGGGGCTGGCGGTGCACGCGCTGGTGCAGCGTCTCACCGGCCGGCGCGACGCCGCCTGGTGCGCCGGCCTGATCTGGCTCTTCGCCCCATACCGAGCCTCGCAGCTGTCGCACCTGCAGGTCCTGGTCACCTGGTGGATGCCGGTCGCGCTGCTTGCGCTGCACGCCTACCGCGCGGACGGGCGGCGCCGCTGGCTGGTGGTGTTTGCGGTGGCGTGGCTGCTGCAGTCGCTGTCGAACGGCTACTACCTGTTCTTCTTCGCGGTGCTCGTCGCGCTCTGGATCGCCGTCTTCACCTGCCGGGCCGGCGAGTGGCGGCGGGCGGCGGCGGTGACGGGGGCCTGGGTGGTCTCGTCGCTGCCGTTGCTGCCGGTGCTCTCCGAGTACTACCGCGTGCAGCAACGGCTGAACCTGTCGCGAACGCGAACCGAGATGGAGATGTTCGGTTCCACCTGGGCGTCGTTCACGCACGCCTCGCCGCTGGTGCGGTTCTGGCCCGTCCACGCGGCACGGACGCAGGAGGACTTTCTCTTCCCCGGCCTTGCCGGCCTGCTCGCCGTTCTCGCCGCGCTGATCTTCCGGCGGCGCCGCGTCCTGAGCCGCACGTTCCTGTTCTATGCGGGCAGCGCGCTGCTCTTCGCATGGCTGTCGGCCGGCCCCTCGCCCACCCAGTGGTCGAGCGGGTCGCTATGGCACGCATACGACTGGATCGCGTGGCTGCCGGGCTTCAGCGCCCTGCGCGTACCAGCCCGTTTTTTCATGCTGGCCACGCTGTGTCTCTCGATAGCGGCCGGCCTTGCGGTCGCGGCGCTGACCGACGATCGCCGCCGCTCGCTCGGGATCGCGTCACTGGTGTGTGCGCTGGCCGTGGTCGACGGCTGGATCCTGCCGATGCCGCTCGGCGTGCCGCCGCCGCCGTTTGGCACGCCGCTCGCCGCCGGCGCCCACGTACTGGAGCTGCCGGCCGACGACGACCTGGTGAACATCGCGGCGATGTACCGCGTCACCTCGCACCACCTGCCGGTCGTCAACGGATACGCGGGCTACGTGCCGCCGCAGATGTCGGTCATCCAGTGGGCGCTCATCCGCCGCGATCCGTCGATCCTCACCGAGCTGCGGCGCGGCCATCCGCTCTACGTGGCGGTCGTCGCGAACCATGCCGCGGCACCGCAGTGGGTGAGCTTCATGGATGCCCAGAGCGAGTCACGCTTGATCGGCATCAATAGCGTGGGTCGCCTGTACCTGCTGCCGGCAGCCCCGTTCGCGCCGCAGGTGACGCCCGGCCCGGCGTTGCGCGGCATCGAGGGGATCGAACGCGACGGATGGCTGACGTTCGACCTCGGCGCGCCGCGCCGGATGCGGGCCGTCGAGATCCGCACGCGCGGGCACTACACGCTGCTGCACGCCACGGTGGAGGTGCAGATCTCCGAAGACGGACGATCGTGGACGACCGCGGCTGCGGAGCCGGCGGCCGGCGCGACGCTGGCCGGCGCACTGCGGGATCCGCTCGGCGTGCCGGTGCGGGTGCTGCTGCCCGACGTCTCGGCGCGGTTCGTACGGGTCAACGCGCCGATGTTCGGAACGGCGGCGGTCACGATCTTCGGCGCCTGA
- a CDS encoding M20/M25/M40 family metallo-hydrolase codes for MFRPAAVFVLLLMSRAAFAQAPDWTAVEREAVKTLQDYVRINTSNPPGDVTKAADYLQALLKTEGIEVTRYESGPGRSILLARLKGDGTGGKAILLESHMDVVPTDPSRWQADPFGAAIADGKMWGRGTIDMKGIGTSYLYAFLELHRLHVPLTRDVLLMFVPDEEVGGEMGAKWMLANHYAELDPEYVIDEGGFGSRDMFTPGKLVFGISVAEKRIMWLRLRAEGVAGHGSQPHDKNPNEHLVAALSRLFAQPPAAAPFPVVDTMKQRIGAPLTENKFNRAIQTSTISLTSLRSGVGDPPRANVIPSVAEATIDCRVLPGISKEDWLASIEERLADPTVKIEIINAGDDPVVSTQDSPLYRALEAAVKRQHPDAIVTPMTVPYGTDGNAYRPRGVKAYGFFPGIIPAASILSMHGDAEFIPADALGPAIQILFDALKQTAAR; via the coding sequence ATGTTCCGCCCAGCCGCCGTCTTCGTCCTCCTGCTGATGTCGCGCGCCGCATTCGCCCAGGCGCCCGACTGGACCGCCGTCGAGCGCGAGGCGGTGAAGACCCTGCAGGACTACGTCCGCATCAACACGTCCAACCCGCCCGGCGACGTGACGAAGGCGGCCGACTACCTGCAGGCCCTGCTGAAGACAGAGGGGATCGAGGTCACGCGCTACGAGTCGGGCCCCGGACGCTCCATCCTGCTGGCGCGGCTCAAGGGGGACGGCACCGGCGGCAAGGCGATTCTCCTCGAAAGCCACATGGACGTCGTACCGACGGACCCGTCCCGATGGCAGGCGGACCCGTTCGGCGCGGCGATCGCCGACGGGAAGATGTGGGGGCGCGGCACGATCGACATGAAGGGGATCGGCACCAGCTACCTCTACGCCTTCCTCGAGCTGCATCGCCTGCACGTGCCGCTCACGCGCGACGTGCTGCTGATGTTCGTGCCCGATGAAGAGGTCGGGGGAGAGATGGGGGCGAAGTGGATGCTGGCCAACCACTACGCCGAGCTCGATCCCGAGTACGTGATCGACGAAGGCGGTTTCGGCAGCCGCGACATGTTCACTCCCGGCAAGCTGGTGTTCGGCATCTCGGTCGCCGAGAAGCGGATCATGTGGCTCCGCCTGCGGGCCGAAGGGGTCGCCGGACACGGGTCGCAGCCGCACGACAAGAACCCGAACGAACACCTGGTGGCCGCGCTGTCGCGTCTGTTCGCGCAGCCCCCGGCCGCGGCTCCCTTTCCGGTCGTCGACACGATGAAGCAGCGCATCGGCGCGCCGCTCACGGAGAACAAGTTCAATCGCGCGATCCAGACGTCGACCATCTCCCTGACCAGCCTGCGATCCGGCGTCGGCGATCCGCCGCGCGCCAACGTCATTCCGTCCGTCGCCGAGGCGACGATCGACTGCCGCGTGCTGCCGGGCATCAGCAAGGAAGACTGGCTGGCGAGCATCGAGGAGCGCCTCGCCGATCCGACGGTGAAGATCGAGATCATCAACGCGGGCGACGATCCGGTCGTCTCGACGCAGGATTCGCCGCTCTATCGCGCCCTCGAGGCCGCCGTGAAGCGGCAGCATCCCGACGCGATCGTCACGCCGATGACCGTCCCCTACGGGACCGACGGCAATGCCTACCGCCCGCGCGGCGTCAAGGCGTACGGATTCTTTCCGGGCATCATCCCGGCAGCGTCCATCCTCTCGATGCACGGAGACGCGGAGTTCATCCCGGCCGACGCGCTGGGGCCGGCGATTCAGATCCTCTTCGACGCGCTGAAGCAGACCGCGGCCCGGTGA